A window of Chryseobacterium sp. IHB B 17019 genomic DNA:
TGATTAATTTTGCAGGAGCGTTTGAAGTCTCAGCGATCATTAATGCAGAGTTTCCTTTGAAAGTCTGGAACATTTCAGAGTAATCTACTCCTTCAATCTGCTCCATTGCTTTTTGTAAAAGTGTATTTTTTACAACCTTTACTTTGATATTTTGTTTGAAAGCCTGTCTTCTGAATTCTGAAGACTTAGCAGCGTTCAATCCGTCTAGATCTGCTACGTATACTACTTTTGCATCCTGAAGCAAGTCTTTGATCTCTTGTATTGCTACAACTTTTTGGTCTTTTGTCATTGTCTTAAGGATTTATATTAGTTAACAGATTTAGTATCAATTGCAATACCCGGGCTCATTGTAGAAGACAAGTAGATGCTTTTTACATAAGTTCCTTTAGCAGCAGTCGGTTTCATTTTGATCAATGTAGAAATTAATTCCTGAGCATTTTCTCTTAATTTATCAGCATCGAAAGATACTTTACCGATAGCAGCATGGATGATACCATATTTATCTACTTTGAAATCGATTTTACCAGCTTTCACCTCAGTTACTGCTTTACCAATTTCCATTGTTACAGTACCTGATTTAGGGTTTGGCATTAAACCTCTTGGTCCTAATACTCTACCTAAAGGTCCTAATTTACCCATTACAGCTGGCATAGTAACGATAACGTCAACATCTGTCCAACCGCTTTTGATTTTATCTAAATACTCGTCAAGACCTACATAGTCTGCACCAGCAGCTTTAGCTTCAGCTTCTTTATCTGGAGTAACAAGAGCTAATACTTTAACATCTTTACCAGTACCGTGAGGAAGAGATACAACACCTCTTACCATTTGGTTTGCCTTTCTTGGGTCTACCCCTAATCTTACAGCGATATCTACAGAAGCATCAAACTTTGCAGTGTTTACTTCTTTCACTAGAGCTGAACCTTCAGAAAGGTTATAAATCCTTCCTTTTTCTACTTTGCTTAAAGCTTCTTTTTGCTTTTTTGTTAATTTTGCCATTTCAATAAGTTTTAAGCGTTAGTTGGTTTAGTTCCTGTTACTCTTAATCCCATAGATCTTGCTGTACCTGCAACCATAGAAATAGCTGAATCCATTGTAAAGCAGTTAAGGTCTGCCATTTTATCTTCAGCGATTTTCTTTACCTGATCCCAAGATACAGAACCTACTTTGTTTCTGTTTGGTTCACCGGAACCTCCCTTGATTTTAGCGGCATCCATCAACTGGATCGCTGCAGGTGGAGTTTTAATAACGAATTCAAAAGATTTGTCTTCGTATACTGTAATTACTACAGGTAAAACTTGCCCTGGCTTATCTTGGGTTCTCCCGTTAAATTGCTTACAAAACTCCATGATGTTAACACCTGCAGAACCCAAAGCTGGACCTACTGGTGGAGACGGGTTTGCTGCCCCTCCTTTCACCTGAAGCTTTACCATTTTAAAGACTTTCTTAGCCATTGTTTGTTTTTTAAATTTGAATAATTAATGAGTTTGGAAGCATTATTATTCAGCAGGTTACCCCATTCTCACATTAGGCTAACCTACTTTTCGGATTGCAAAAGTATAAAAAATTTTTGAAATAGCAAATGGATATCCTTGATTTTTAGAAAGTTTTAAAGAAATACATTTAAATATATAAAAAAACCTTCCCAATCAAAGATCTGATAAGGAAGGACACACGTTGAAAAAAAAATTGTAATTTTTTATAGAATCTTGTTGATTATTAATTTTGATGAAGTTTTATCTATTTTTAAGTCACTCAAAGAGCCAACCATATTACTTGTACCAAATGTCAGGAATTGTAAGGCTACTTTTTGCCCCGCTTTCAGCCATAATGTAGAATTAGTAACCAAAAAGAATAAACTTGCAGCCATACCCGGATTTTTTGTCCCTCTGTATATAACGTTGTGAGAAGTGGAAACGCGTCCTCCATCTACCACCAACGCCGTGAAAGCATCACCTGAAGTACCGTCAAAACTACCCGAACCTTCTGCAGGAGTGATAAACCCACATACTCCATACATAAAGTACAGTCCGTCTTTAGGAACCACAAATTCTCCTGTAAGCGGGTTGTATGCATTCATAGAATCATATTGCTCATCTAATTTCAGGGTTGTAAATTCATTGTCATTCCAGTCATTGTCAGCAGATAGCGTTGCTCCAGCTGTAGCACTTAAAATTCTGTTTCCGGAATTATTAACTGAAAATGCATCTCCCCCAGCAACCTTAATTACCCCATTATTATCAGCTACCAACAGTCTGTCCGATCCCAACCCTACATTATTATTAATGTCTCTTATTCTAACATTTCCATTCACAACATCCAGACGCTCCGTAGGAACTGTAGTTCCTATTCCGACAGATATTGTACCCTGTCCCACTCCCGAATTTACAGCTACTGTAAAGTCATTAGACTGTTGAACAATAGAAGGGATTCCGGTTTTAGGATTGTCCCTAGCTCCGTCAATATGAAACATTCCTTGAGGATTAGGAGTATTAATCCCTACTTGTGCAAAGAATAAGCTTGAAGAAAATATTGAAATAATTAAAAGTAATTTTTTATTCATCCTTGTTTGATTTAAAACTCTGACAAAAATAGAAATCAAGAATATTTAATCAAATAATCATTGCAGAAATATTCTTTTAAATCTACTAAGACTAATTCCCATTGATTAAAATAATTAATAAAAACATACATAATGAAGATAGATATAAACAAATCTTGATTTATCCTCAGAAAATGAATAAGGAAAAAAATTGATTAAAGAATAATTTTCAAATTAAAGTGAATTTTAAAATTCAATAAAACATTTTACAATATTTATATTTTAATGAATTTTTTTCTTGGATTAAACGTAGACTCACTTAAATTAAAGAATACAGCAACAAAAAAAACCGCTCAAAGAGCGGTTTTATATGATAAATATTTTTTTTAAACTTTTTCGACTTGCATATAGCTAAGTTCCATTGGAGTTTTTCTACCGAAAATCAGTACAGAAACCTCAATTTTCTTTTTATCTTCAAGAATTTTTTCAACTGTTCCGTTGAATCCGTTGAATGGTCCGTCAATTACTTTAACGTTTTCACCTACAACATAAGGGATTTCAACATCGCTTGCAAATTCAGAAAGTTCATCCATTCTTCCAAGCATTCTGTTTACTTCAGACTTTCTCATTGGAACAGGATCACCACCTTTCGTTAAACTTAAAAAAGAAATAACTCCAGGAATGTTCTTTATAACGTGAGGAATCTCTCCCATCAGATCAGCTTCAACCATTAAGTATCCAGGATAGTAAGGTTTCTCTTTAGGAACTTTTTTACCGTTTCTAACTTGGATGACCTTTTCCATAGGAATAACCACTTGAGTAACATACTGTTCAAACCCTAAACGTTTGATTTCTGCCTCAATATAGTTTTTCACTTTATTTTCCTGACCGCTGATTGCTTTCAGCACATACCATTTCAATTCGCTCATTGTGGGAAAATACTTTTATTATTAATTGAACAAGTTGATTAGCATTCCTATTATGTTGCTGATTGCTTTAGAAAACAATTCATCAACTCCAAAAGTAAATAATGCCAAAATAACTGTTGCAATCGTTACGACAATTGTAGAAGACTGCAGATCAGCCCATTTCGGCCATTCAACTTTATGTCTGAATTCGTTATAAGAACCTTTTAAAAAATCGATAAATGAACTCATATTTGTTATTTGCACGGGCACAAGGACTCGAACCCTGATCAACGGTTTTGGAGACCGGTATCCTACCATTGGACGATGCCCGTAGATTAAAAAGCTTCCGTAAAGAAGTTCCTTACGGAAGCTTTATTATTTTAAGATAATTAATCTAAGATTTCAGTAACCTGACCTGAACCAACTGTTCTACCTCCTTCTCTGATCGCAAATCTAAGACCTACGTTAAGAGCGATTGGCTGTAACAATTCTACAGTGATCTCTAAGTTATCACCAGGCATTACCATTTCTACACCTTCTGGTAAGAAGATCTCACCTGTAACGTCAGTAGTTCTTACGTAGAACTGAGGACGGTATTTGTTGTGGAATGGAGTGTGACGTCCACCTTCTTCTTTAGAAAGGATATATACTGATGCTTTCAATTTTTTGTGTGGCTTCACAGAGTCTTTCTTAGCGATTACCATACCTCTCTTGATGTCAGTTTTTTCAATACCTCTCAACAATAGACCTACGTTATCACCAGCTTCACCTCTGTCTAGGATTTTTCTGAACATCTCAACCCCTGTAATTGTAGAAGTTAATTTTTCATCACCCATACCAACGATATCAACAGGATCTCCTGTGTTGATAATACCAGCTTCGATTCTACCAGTTGCTACAGTACCTCTACCTGTAATAGAGAATACGTCTTCGATTGGCATCAAGAATGGCTTATCTGTATCTCTTACTGGCTCTTCGATCCAAGTATCAACAGCATCCATTAACTGCTCAACACTCTTAAACCACTGATCATCAGTGTTTACTGGGCTTGAAGTAGCAGCTGTAAGTGCACCAAGTGCAGAACCTTGAATTACTGGAGAGTTATCTCCGTCGAAATCATAAGTAGACAATAAGTCTCTAAGTTCCATTTCAACAAGCTCTAATAACTCAGCATCATCTACCATGTCAACTTTGTTCATGAAAACAACGATTCTAGGTACGTTTACCTGACGGCAAAGTAGGATATGTTCTCTAGTCTGAGGCATTGGACCATCAGTTGCAGCACATACTACGATAGCTCCATCCATTTGAGCAGCACCAGTTACCATGTTCTTAACATAGTCGGCGTGACCTGGACAGTCAACGTGAGCATAGTGTCTTTTTTCAGTTTCGTACTCGATGTGAGCAGTATTGATAGTGATACCTCTTTCTTTTTCTTCTGGAGCAGAGTCAATTGCAGAGAAGTCTTTTTTCTCAGCAAGACCTTTGCTAGCTAATACAGCAGAAATAGCAGCTGTAAGAGTAGTTTTACCATGGTCAACGTGACCAATAGTACCAATGTTCAAGTGTGGTTTGTTACGATTAAACGTTTCCTTTGCCATGATTTAAATTATTTATTTATTGTTTTTCAATTTTTCGGTGTGCAAATATAATGAATTTTTCAAATACCAAAACCTTTTTATTAAAAAAGTTTCAATATTCAAATCCAATGAAGTACAAACCTTATATTTCAATGTATTGAGACTGCAAATTTACACATTTTTCCCGATTGAAAAAAACTTTGTAAAACGTTTTATGGAAAAGCCTGAAACACAATTTGTTTCAGGCTCGGATAATATAAATATAAATGAAAGAATAGCTAAATCTGCTGTGATTTTTTGGTCCTGTTGAAGATCCAGAAAATGATCGGGAAAATCAATAAAGTAAGAGCTGTCGCCGTAATCAATCCACCGATAATTACAATCGCCAATGGTTTTTGAGATTCGGAGCCGATGCCCGTTGACAACGCTGCAGGCATTAATCCAATTGAAGCCATTAAAGCGGTCATAATTACGGGACGTGTTCTGGATTTGACTCCATTAAAAATAGCTTCATCCAAACTCAATCCGCTCTTGACATTTTGATGGAATTCTGTGATGAGAATGACCCCGTTTTGAATACAGATTCCGAGCAATGCAATCATCCCTACTCCCGCGGAAATTCCAAAATTCATACTGGTGATATGGAGTGCAATAATCCCTCCGATCAGTGCAAATGGAACATTCGCCAATACCAAAAGTGAATCTTTCATATTACCGAAAAGGATAAATAAAAGCAGAAAGATTCCCAAAATACTAATCGGAACAACCTGAGCTAATCGTTTCGAAGCTCGCTGCTGGTTTTCAAACTGACCGGTCCAGCCAACAGAATATCCGTCCGGAAGTTGAATTTTTGCCAATTTTTCCTGAGCATCAGCAATTGTACTTCCCAGATCACGGTCACGAATCGAGAATTTAACCCCAATATAACGCTTAATATCATCTCTGTAAATAAACGCCGCACCATTATCTTTTTCAATCGTACTGATTTCTTTTAACGGAATTTTAGAACCGTCCTGCGTAGGAACCATCAATGCCGCAATATCATTTTCATCTTTTCTGTACTCTTGAGAATAACGCAGACGAATCGGGAATTTCCTTTCACCATCAAACATCTCTGAGGCGGTTTTTCCTCCGAAAGCCATTTCCAGAACAGATTGCGCGTCATCGGGCATTACTCCGTAAGCTGCCATTTTATCCCGATCAAGGACTACACTTACTTCAGGCTGGCCGATATTTTTTATAATTCCAGGGTCTTTTACGCCATCAACATCTTTGATTTGTTTTAAAACCTCATCAGCTAATCTGTCTAAAGTCTGCAAATTATCTCCGTAAATTTTAATTCCGTTTTCTGCTTTAAAACCTGCCACCGCTTCGGCAACGTTGTCGGAAATGGGTTGAGAATAATTAAAAGTAATCCCTTGGTAAGTCCTAAGTTTTTTATCGATTTCTTCAATCAGATCGTCGTAACTGATGTTTCGTTTCCAGTCTTCTTTAGGTTTAAGATTGACGGCAAACTGTACAAATCCAAATCCGTTCGGGTCGGTTCCGTCGTTACTTCTGCCCGTTTGTGCGAGAACATCCGTGACTTCCGGAAAGCCCATAATATCCTTCTTTAAAAGGTCAGCGGTTTTCAACGATTCTTTTAATGATGAACTCATCGGCATTTCTGCGGTGATCCAAAGTGAACCTTCATTTAGCTGCGGTAAAAATTCTGTCCCTAAAAATTTTCCTGAGAATAATGTTACGGCTAAAAATGAAATAGCAACCATTAAACTCATTTTTTTATGTCTAAAAGTATAGTTGAAACCTTTCAAAACAATTCTGTCCCAGAAATTCACAAACGGATTGTTTTTTTCTTTAACATTTTTATTTAATAGAATATGCGAAAGAACAGGAACTAAAGTCAATGTGAAAATCAAAGCCCCGATTAATGCAAAACCTAATGTAAATGCCAATGGTGAAAACATTTTCCCTTCCACTTTCTGAAACGAGAAAATCGGAATTAATGAAGTAATGATGATTAATTTTGAAAAGAAAATTGCTTTTCCTAAACCTGTTCCCGTTTGTTTGATCCAACCTCCTTTTGCCATTTTATTAAACTTTTCCGGTCCGTATTTATGGGCTTTATGATCGAGCATTACGAAAAGTCCTTCCACCATAACGACGGCTCCATCAATGATAATTCCGAAATCTACGGCTCCAAGTGAGAGTAAATTCGCGCTCATCCCCGCCAGTTTTAAACATAAAAACGCAAATAATAAGGATAACGGAATGATAATCGAAACAATCAACGTCGTTCGCCAGTCTGCCATAAAAATCAAAACGATTACCGTTACCAGAATGATCCCTTCCAGTAAATTGTGCATGACAGTTTCTGTCGTGAAATCCATTAAATTGTCACGGTCGTAGAAGGTGACCATTTTTACATCTTTCGGAAGGATTTTTTCATTTAATTCTTTAATTTTAGCCTTAACTCCAACCAAAACTTCACGCGGATTTTCGCCTTTTCTCATGACGACAATTCCTTCAACAGTATCTTCATGATTATTTAATCCGGCCTGCCCTACTCTCGGCATCGAACTTTCATGAACTTCAGCAACATTTTTAACCAAAACAGGGTTTCCGTTGTCATTTTCAATCGTAATATTCCCAATATCATTAATAGATTTCACCAAACCGATTCCTCTCACCACATAAGCCTGTCCGTTTTTCTCGATGACATCACCGCCGACATTTAAATTACTTTTCGTTACAGCATCGTAAACCTGAAGCGGTGTTAAATTGTATTTATCCAACGCTCTCGGATCAATACTTAATTCAAAAACTTTATCCTGGCCTCCGAAAACATTGATATCTGCAACTCCCGGAACACCTCTCAGCGCTCGGTCGACCACCCAATTTTGGAGGGTTAATAATTCCCGTGAATCTTTCTTTTTACTCTCCAACGTATATCGGAAAATCTCTCCTGTTGGTCCGTAAGGCGGCTGTACTTCGGGATCTACTTCATCAGGAAGGCTGACTGTCCGCAATTGGTTGTTGACCTGATTTCTGGCAAAAGTATCGTCCACACCATCGTCAAAAAGAATCTTCACAATCGAAAGCCCAAACATCGTGGTGCTTCGCACACTGGTTTTCTTCTGAACCGGACTCATCGCCAATTCAATAGGTGTCGTAACAAACCGTTCGACTTCTTCCGCGCTTCGCCCATTCCACTGAGTGATGATGATAATCTGGGTGTTGGTAACGTCCGGAAAGGCTTCAATAGGCATATTTTTGAAGCTTATAAACCCTGCGACCGCCAAAACAGCAACCCAAATAAAGGTGAATGCTTTATTTTTTAATGAAAAGGCAATTATATTTTTAATGAATTTATTCATAGTAGAAATTAGAGGTTAGACTTTAGATATTAGACTAATAACTAGATGTTTAACTATTCAAAGAGCGATAAATCAACAATTGATTATTGGTGATGACGTCTTCTCCTTCAGACAAACCTTCGGAAACGTAAGTGGTGTCGCCAACTTGTTTTAAAACCTTTATTTCTTTCACCTTAACATCTGTTCTTGATTTATAAATTACCACAAAACTCCTGTTATCATCAAAAATCACCGCTTTTGAAGGAACCGTCAATGCCGTATTATTTTCTGAGCTTGTGACTTTTATCGTGGCTTTACTTTCAGGAATTAATAATCCGTTGGCATTGTCTAAAACTACTCTGGCTTGCATCGCATTGGTTTGCGGATCGATAATTTTAAATATTTTATCAATTTTTCCATCAAAAAATTTGTCAGGATAAGACAATGTAGAAACCTGAGCTTTCATTCCGAGGCTTATTTTATCGATATCAGATTCATTGACGTTCATAATTGCCCAGACATTGGTTGTATTTGCGACATCGAAAATATTTTCGCTTCTGTCACTCCTCAACTGCATATCTTTATTGATGTTTTTCTGAACAATATATCCACTGATCGGGGCCACAACACTGTAAATATTCCCTTTTTTCACATTATAGACCGTACTCACCGCACTTGCTCTCTGCATTTGGTCCTGTGCTTTCTGCAGCTGGCTTTTGGCTTCCAGCACATCTCTTTCGGTGTTAAGTTTTCCTTCGTACATTTCTCTGGCGACACGGAGATTGTTTTCCGCAACTACCAAATCTGTTTTTGCATCGCTTACGTCTTTCTGAACCTCAGCTAATTCCGTACTTCGGATGGTCGCCAAAACCTGCCCTTTTGTCACATGGTCTCCCAACTCTACATTTACACTCAAAACATTTCCTCCAACAAGCGGATAAACATCGATATAGCTGTTTTTATCGGCGGATATTTTTCCGTAGAAATTGTAATTATCTTCTATATATTTTTTTTCAACTTTAGCTAATACAATGGATTTTAGCATGGTATTGCTCAATTCAAAGCCTTTTTTTGCCTGTGGTTTTGCTTCTTCCTCTTTTTTGGAGCAAGACATGATTGACAAAACCATCATTATTAAGATTATATTTTTTTTCATGTTAATAGAAGATTTTTGTTTGTACCAGCTGATTCAATTGTTCTGCCGACTGGATGATTCCGTTTTTCATATCATAAATCTGCAGAGCCGTTTCCCTGTAGCTGTCCATGAAATCGGTAAATTCAATAAGGCTGATGTTTCCTTTTTTGAAATTACTCAGCATTCCGTTGTATACCAGTTCGAGATTATTCACATCATCTGTTTTGATTTCTGCCAATTGATCGTATTGCGATTTCCAGATTTTAAAAGCGGACTGAACTTTAGTTTCAAGATTTAATTTCTGAAAATCTGCATTTTTTTGATTCTGCTGAATGGCATAATTTGCCTTTTCAACGTTTCCTTTATTTGATTTCCAGAGAGGAAGCGGAATTCCGATCATCAGATTCACTTCGTTTTTAAAAGTCCCTCCGTTTTGATCCCAGCCCGCTCCGATATTTAAATCAGGAATATTCAGAGATTTTTGCCACTGTGCATACAGTTTGCTGCTGTCAATTAATTTTAAATTATATTGATAGTCCGCATTATTTTCCAATGCTTTTTTCTGCAATTCACTTTCGTCTCCGAAAGGTTGGGCAGCAAGAATTTCCTTCGCTTCAGATTCTGAGAGCTGTGGTTCGATATCGTCTGTAATTCCTGTTAAAACTTTTAGGTTTTGTTCAAATTCAAGAATATTTTTATTGATCCCAATCTTGTCGTTATTTAATTGAATAACAATACTTTGTAGCCTTACTTCGTCCTTCAGAGAGACATTTCCTTTCGCAGTCTGTACCTTATAAGCTGCCAGTAGGTCATTCATGTAACCCAGTTGCTTATTGGTATTTTCGAGCTTTAATTTTTCGTAATAAAGATTATAATATGCCGTATGAAGCTGGGCTTTCAGATCAACCAAAAGTTGGGAAAACTGAAGCTGCGCCAGCCCTTTGTTTGATTTTGCAAAGGCAATTTCGTTTTTCTTTTTGCCTCCCATGTAGATTAACTGGGTAATTTCCGCTCCTTTGGCACGTCCTACATCGAAAATTTTTCTGTCTTCAGGATTATAAGCATTGATTTGTCCGCTCAGTTGTGGAAGTTCCCAGATTTTAGCCTGCAAAATATCTGCATCAGCCATATTAATATTATATTGTTCGGCGAGCAGTTGTAAATTGTTCTTTTGAAAAGCCTCTTCACAATCCAAAAGCGACATTTGCTGTTGTGCCATCATCATTGAAGAAATGATAATGAACAGCCCTGCAATTTTGTTCATTTTTGTTATTTTTATGGTACAAAATTGCCTTTCTGCTATTAAAACGGGCTTAAAGTGAGCTTAAAATAAAATTAAATTTGATTTTGAGGAAGTAAATTGTTGGTTCTACAATTATAGGAAGTTGTTAGGTTGATTTATTGAAGTCTTAGAAAATCCTTCGACAGGTTCAGGATGACATCGCTAATGCTATCGTCTAAAATCTCAGTTAAAAAATTATTTATTAAAAATCACACTGAATTTATTCAGCAGATTTGC
This region includes:
- the rplA gene encoding 50S ribosomal protein L1, which translates into the protein MAKLTKKQKEALSKVEKGRIYNLSEGSALVKEVNTAKFDASVDIAVRLGVDPRKANQMVRGVVSLPHGTGKDVKVLALVTPDKEAEAKAAGADYVGLDEYLDKIKSGWTDVDVIVTMPAVMGKLGPLGRVLGPRGLMPNPKSGTVTMEIGKAVTEVKAGKIDFKVDKYGIIHAAIGKVSFDADKLRENAQELISTLIKMKPTAAKGTYVKSIYLSSTMSPGIAIDTKSVN
- the rplK gene encoding 50S ribosomal protein L11 — its product is MAKKVFKMVKLQVKGGAANPSPPVGPALGSAGVNIMEFCKQFNGRTQDKPGQVLPVVITVYEDKSFEFVIKTPPAAIQLMDAAKIKGGSGEPNRNKVGSVSWDQVKKIAEDKMADLNCFTMDSAISMVAGTARSMGLRVTGTKPTNA
- the nusG gene encoding transcription termination/antitermination protein NusG, with protein sequence MSELKWYVLKAISGQENKVKNYIEAEIKRLGFEQYVTQVVIPMEKVIQVRNGKKVPKEKPYYPGYLMVEADLMGEIPHVIKNIPGVISFLSLTKGGDPVPMRKSEVNRMLGRMDELSEFASDVEIPYVVGENVKVIDGPFNGFNGTVEKILEDKKKIEVSVLIFGRKTPMELSYMQVEKV
- the secE gene encoding preprotein translocase subunit SecE, coding for MSSFIDFLKGSYNEFRHKVEWPKWADLQSSTIVVTIATVILALFTFGVDELFSKAISNIIGMLINLFN
- the tuf gene encoding elongation factor Tu; translation: MAKETFNRNKPHLNIGTIGHVDHGKTTLTAAISAVLASKGLAEKKDFSAIDSAPEEKERGITINTAHIEYETEKRHYAHVDCPGHADYVKNMVTGAAQMDGAIVVCAATDGPMPQTREHILLCRQVNVPRIVVFMNKVDMVDDAELLELVEMELRDLLSTYDFDGDNSPVIQGSALGALTAATSSPVNTDDQWFKSVEQLMDAVDTWIEEPVRDTDKPFLMPIEDVFSITGRGTVATGRIEAGIINTGDPVDIVGMGDEKLTSTITGVEMFRKILDRGEAGDNVGLLLRGIEKTDIKRGMVIAKKDSVKPHKKLKASVYILSKEEGGRHTPFHNKYRPQFYVRTTDVTGEIFLPEGVEMVMPGDNLEITVELLQPIALNVGLRFAIREGGRTVGSGQVTEILD
- a CDS encoding efflux RND transporter permease subunit, producing the protein MNKFIKNIIAFSLKNKAFTFIWVAVLAVAGFISFKNMPIEAFPDVTNTQIIIITQWNGRSAEEVERFVTTPIELAMSPVQKKTSVRSTTMFGLSIVKILFDDGVDDTFARNQVNNQLRTVSLPDEVDPEVQPPYGPTGEIFRYTLESKKKDSRELLTLQNWVVDRALRGVPGVADINVFGGQDKVFELSIDPRALDKYNLTPLQVYDAVTKSNLNVGGDVIEKNGQAYVVRGIGLVKSINDIGNITIENDNGNPVLVKNVAEVHESSMPRVGQAGLNNHEDTVEGIVVMRKGENPREVLVGVKAKIKELNEKILPKDVKMVTFYDRDNLMDFTTETVMHNLLEGIILVTVIVLIFMADWRTTLIVSIIIPLSLLFAFLCLKLAGMSANLLSLGAVDFGIIIDGAVVMVEGLFVMLDHKAHKYGPEKFNKMAKGGWIKQTGTGLGKAIFFSKLIIITSLIPIFSFQKVEGKMFSPLAFTLGFALIGALIFTLTLVPVLSHILLNKNVKEKNNPFVNFWDRIVLKGFNYTFRHKKMSLMVAISFLAVTLFSGKFLGTEFLPQLNEGSLWITAEMPMSSSLKESLKTADLLKKDIMGFPEVTDVLAQTGRSNDGTDPNGFGFVQFAVNLKPKEDWKRNISYDDLIEEIDKKLRTYQGITFNYSQPISDNVAEAVAGFKAENGIKIYGDNLQTLDRLADEVLKQIKDVDGVKDPGIIKNIGQPEVSVVLDRDKMAAYGVMPDDAQSVLEMAFGGKTASEMFDGERKFPIRLRYSQEYRKDENDIAALMVPTQDGSKIPLKEISTIEKDNGAAFIYRDDIKRYIGVKFSIRDRDLGSTIADAQEKLAKIQLPDGYSVGWTGQFENQQRASKRLAQVVPISILGIFLLLFILFGNMKDSLLVLANVPFALIGGIIALHITSMNFGISAGVGMIALLGICIQNGVILITEFHQNVKSGLSLDEAIFNGVKSRTRPVIMTALMASIGLMPAALSTGIGSESQKPLAIVIIGGLITATALTLLIFPIIFWIFNRTKKSQQI
- a CDS encoding efflux RND transporter periplasmic adaptor subunit, translating into MKKNIILIMMVLSIMSCSKKEEEAKPQAKKGFELSNTMLKSIVLAKVEKKYIEDNYNFYGKISADKNSYIDVYPLVGGNVLSVNVELGDHVTKGQVLATIRSTELAEVQKDVSDAKTDLVVAENNLRVAREMYEGKLNTERDVLEAKSQLQKAQDQMQRASAVSTVYNVKKGNIYSVVAPISGYIVQKNINKDMQLRSDRSENIFDVANTTNVWAIMNVNESDIDKISLGMKAQVSTLSYPDKFFDGKIDKIFKIIDPQTNAMQARVVLDNANGLLIPESKATIKVTSSENNTALTVPSKAVIFDDNRSFVVIYKSRTDVKVKEIKVLKQVGDTTYVSEGLSEGEDVITNNQLLIYRSLNS
- a CDS encoding TolC family protein, whose translation is MNKIAGLFIIISSMMMAQQQMSLLDCEEAFQKNNLQLLAEQYNINMADADILQAKIWELPQLSGQINAYNPEDRKIFDVGRAKGAEITQLIYMGGKKKNEIAFAKSNKGLAQLQFSQLLVDLKAQLHTAYYNLYYEKLKLENTNKQLGYMNDLLAAYKVQTAKGNVSLKDEVRLQSIVIQLNNDKIGINKNILEFEQNLKVLTGITDDIEPQLSESEAKEILAAQPFGDESELQKKALENNADYQYNLKLIDSSKLYAQWQKSLNIPDLNIGAGWDQNGGTFKNEVNLMIGIPLPLWKSNKGNVEKANYAIQQNQKNADFQKLNLETKVQSAFKIWKSQYDQLAEIKTDDVNNLELVYNGMLSNFKKGNISLIEFTDFMDSYRETALQIYDMKNGIIQSAEQLNQLVQTKIFY